The Bacteroidota bacterium sequence CAAAAGAACGTTTAAAGAGAAGGGTAAAACGTCGTCCTGTAGGCTTTAACCTGCTACCAAAGGAGTTTACTATTACTCAGCTGCAGGCTTTATATGAAGAAGCTCTGGACAAAACTTTCGATAAACGAAACTTCAGAAAGAAGATATTTAATTCGAAGCTTCTTATCGACTTAGAAAAAACAATAGAAACAAGTAGTGGTAAAGTATCTAAACTTTACAGATTTGATGAAGACAAGTATGCTAAAATGTCTTCAAAAGGATACGATTTCCTTTTTTAAGGATTTGTTAAAATATTTAAAAACTCCGTAATTTTTTAAGGTTACGGAGTTTTTTTATGGTTTGCTGAGACGAAACTTTTATATTAGTTACTATAGTAGCTTTAGAAAATAGATTCTTTGCATTTCCTTTGCGAAAAACTTTGCGGTCTTTGCGTGAAATTCACACTAATTTTCACGCAAAGACCGCAAAGCTAAAAACGCTAACGCAAAGAGAACAATATATGTTAAAAATAATATTGGTTCTTAAAATTTCCTCCCCTGAAAATGAAATATAGATCTATAGATAACTCTTTAGTAAAGTAGGGTATTAGCTGCTTTTTTCGTAAATTTGATTTAGCAAAAACCAATGCCAAAAATTAAATTGAATACTATTTTTTCGGCTTCCTTTTTAATTATATTTCCCCATCACAATTTATATTCATAAAGTCACTGATATCTATGATAGAGATATTATACTAAGTATTTCATGTTAGTTATGAGTGTATATCTTCGTGATCTAACTTGTAGCTATATAACTTAAGTGTAGAATTTAACAACACTAATCTAAAATTGAAATGAAAAATTTGATTAAAATTTTTACAGTTATTGTGTTGGTTGTTTTGTTTACAGTTGACACACAGGCACAGGTTAAGTTTGGGGTAAAAGCAGGGGTGAATTTTAATGATATTGCTCAAAATATTAAAAGTAATGAATTGGAATTTGACTCAAAAATGGGTATTGGTTATCATGCTGGAGCCTTGATTGATTATTCATTTAATGAAGAAATGGGCTTGCAGTCCGGAATAATATGGAACAGAAAAGGATTTGATGCAGATGGTTTTTCTTATTATGGATTTGATATAGATGCAGATATTTCAGCATTTTTGAATTACATAGAAATACCCTTACATTTTGTGTATAAACTTAATTCCTTTCAGTTTTATGCAGGACCATATTTTGCTTTTGGTTTAGGTGGCGTAATGGAGGTAATCGTAAATAATAATAATTATGACATTGATGTAAGTAGAGATATAGAATTAATTCCGGTATATGGAGAAGTTGACGAAGATGATTATGATAATGACGAAATGCCTGTTAGGGGATTTGATTATGGTATTGATTTTGGTCTGGGATATGAGTTAGGACCTGTATTATTAAATGCCGGATATTCTATCGGACTGGGAAATATAACTCCAAATTACACGGATCCGGATATTGACCCTAAGGACGAGAAAAGGTCAAACAGAGTAATTACAGTTTCGGTAGCATATATGTTTGGTAAATAATTTAATTAGATAATTTAAAAATAAATAATACTTCGAGCCCCT is a genomic window containing:
- a CDS encoding porin family protein, translating into MKNLIKIFTVIVLVVLFTVDTQAQVKFGVKAGVNFNDIAQNIKSNELEFDSKMGIGYHAGALIDYSFNEEMGLQSGIIWNRKGFDADGFSYYGFDIDADISAFLNYIEIPLHFVYKLNSFQFYAGPYFAFGLGGVMEVIVNNNNYDIDVSRDIELIPVYGEVDEDDYDNDEMPVRGFDYGIDFGLGYELGPVLLNAGYSIGLGNITPNYTDPDIDPKDEKRSNRVITVSVAYMFGK